In Thauera sp. JM12B12, one DNA window encodes the following:
- the ndhC gene encoding NADH-quinone oxidoreductase subunit A — MLENYFPVLMFMLVGLGFGVAPVILGRLLAPYRPDTEKNSPYECGFEAFEDARMKFDVRYYLIAILFILFDLEIAFLFPWATVFQEFIAAGEVAWFVFGSVMVFLAILVIGYIVEWKNGALDWE, encoded by the coding sequence ATGCTGGAAAATTATTTTCCCGTCCTGATGTTCATGCTCGTTGGTTTGGGCTTTGGTGTTGCTCCAGTCATCCTCGGGCGTCTGCTCGCTCCCTATCGTCCCGATACGGAAAAAAACTCTCCCTACGAATGCGGCTTCGAGGCGTTTGAAGACGCCCGCATGAAGTTCGACGTTCGCTATTACCTGATCGCCATTCTTTTCATCCTGTTCGATCTCGAGATCGCCTTCCTTTTCCCGTGGGCGACGGTCTTCCAGGAGTTCATCGCAGCCGGAGAGGTCGCCTGGTTCGTCTTCGGTTCGGTCATGGTCTTTCTTGCGATTCTGGTAATCGGCTACATCGTCGAGTGGAAGAACGGTGCACTCGACTGGGAGTAA
- the glmM gene encoding phosphoglucosamine mutase translates to MARKYFGTDGVRGKVGDAPITPEFVMRLGYAAGVTLVAREKLPAGEHPAVLIGKDTRISGYMLEAALEAGFAAAGVDVMLAGPIPTPAVAYLTRALRLQAGVVISASHNPFYDNGIKFFSAGGAKLPDVVEAEIEARLEEPMGCVESARLGKARRINDAAGRYIEFCKSTFPNELDLRGLRIAVDCAHGAAYQIAPRVFHELGAEVLAVGVDPNGLNINDGVGATRPEHLRQAVLAQGADLGIALDGDADRLIMVDHRGEIYDGDKLLYVVACARQAEGRLDGVVGTLMSNLGFEHAIGRLGAPFARAKVGDRYVLELLHERGWKLGGENSGHIICLDRHTTGDGIVSALQVLAALKQRDVSLADACADLVFYPQRLINVRMPAGFDWRADSGISRAQSHAEQTLGDAGRVLLRPSGTEPLLRVMVEGQDGELVDRLAREIAAAVEHAFT, encoded by the coding sequence ATGGCGCGCAAGTATTTCGGCACCGACGGGGTGCGTGGCAAGGTGGGTGATGCCCCGATCACCCCCGAGTTCGTGATGAGGCTGGGCTACGCGGCGGGCGTGACCCTGGTGGCGCGCGAGAAGCTGCCCGCCGGTGAGCACCCGGCGGTGCTCATCGGCAAGGACACCCGCATTTCGGGTTACATGCTCGAGGCCGCCCTCGAGGCCGGCTTTGCTGCGGCCGGCGTCGACGTGATGCTGGCGGGTCCGATCCCGACCCCCGCAGTCGCCTACCTGACGCGCGCCCTCCGCCTGCAGGCCGGCGTGGTGATCTCGGCATCGCACAATCCCTTCTACGACAACGGAATCAAGTTCTTCTCCGCGGGCGGAGCGAAGCTGCCCGACGTGGTCGAGGCGGAGATCGAGGCTCGCCTGGAAGAGCCGATGGGGTGTGTAGAGTCCGCGCGATTGGGCAAGGCACGTCGCATCAACGACGCCGCGGGGCGTTACATCGAGTTCTGCAAGAGCACCTTCCCCAACGAGCTGGACCTGCGCGGGCTGCGGATCGCGGTGGACTGCGCCCACGGCGCGGCCTACCAGATTGCGCCCCGGGTGTTCCACGAACTCGGCGCCGAAGTGCTGGCGGTGGGCGTCGACCCCAATGGCCTCAACATCAACGACGGCGTCGGTGCGACGCGGCCCGAGCATCTGCGCCAGGCGGTGCTGGCCCAGGGCGCCGATCTCGGTATCGCCCTCGATGGCGATGCCGACCGCCTGATCATGGTCGATCACCGTGGCGAGATCTACGACGGCGACAAGCTGCTCTACGTCGTGGCCTGCGCACGGCAGGCCGAGGGGCGGCTAGATGGCGTGGTCGGTACCCTGATGAGCAATCTCGGTTTCGAGCATGCGATTGGCCGTCTTGGCGCACCTTTCGCGCGCGCGAAGGTGGGCGATCGCTACGTCCTCGAACTGCTCCACGAGCGCGGCTGGAAACTCGGGGGCGAGAATTCCGGGCACATCATCTGCCTCGACCGGCACACGACCGGCGACGGCATCGTATCGGCGCTGCAGGTGCTGGCCGCACTCAAGCAGCGTGACGTCTCGCTCGCCGACGCCTGCGCGGATCTCGTCTTCTACCCGCAGCGGCTGATCAACGTCCGCATGCCGGCAGGTTTCGACTGGCGGGCCGACAGCGGAATCTCGCGGGCGCAGTCACACGCCGAGCAGACCCTGGGCGATGCCGGCCGGGTGCTGCTGCGGCCGTCCGGCACCGAACCCCTGCTGCGCGTGATGGTGGAAGGGCAGGACGGCGAGCTCGTCGACCGCCTCGCGCGCGAGATTGCCGCTGCAGTGGAGCATGCTTTCACCTGA
- the pstC gene encoding phosphate ABC transporter permease PstC, which produces MQTTGFKSSASKKFGDRLFGTMAKSFAWLTLILLAGIIIALVYASWPSIQAFGIGFLFSDAWNPPMEEFGALIPIYGTIVTSVIALLIAVPVSFGIALFLTEMAPAWLRRPLGTAIELLAAIPSIVYGMWGLLVFAPIFAKYIQPGLQATLGQVPVIGKLFAGAPLGIGLLCAGIILAIMIIPYIASVMRDVFEVTPPMLKESAYGVGCTTWEVMWGVVLPYTKTGVIGGVMLGLGRALGETMAVTFVIGNTNFLDSASLFAPGNSITSALANEFAEADPGLHTAALMELGLILFVITLIVLVVSKLLLLRLAKGEGTKS; this is translated from the coding sequence ATGCAAACGACCGGATTCAAGTCGTCAGCGTCGAAGAAGTTCGGCGACAGACTGTTCGGTACCATGGCGAAGTCCTTCGCCTGGCTTACGCTGATCCTCCTTGCCGGGATCATCATTGCGCTTGTCTACGCCTCCTGGCCGAGCATTCAGGCCTTCGGCATCGGCTTCCTCTTCTCGGATGCCTGGAACCCGCCGATGGAGGAGTTCGGTGCGCTGATCCCGATCTACGGCACCATCGTCACGTCGGTGATCGCGCTGCTCATCGCGGTGCCGGTGAGCTTCGGGATCGCCCTCTTCCTTACCGAGATGGCCCCGGCCTGGTTGCGCCGCCCTCTCGGCACCGCGATCGAGCTGCTCGCGGCGATCCCTTCGATCGTCTATGGCATGTGGGGCCTGCTGGTGTTCGCTCCGATCTTTGCCAAATACATCCAGCCCGGGCTGCAGGCCACCCTTGGCCAAGTGCCGGTGATCGGCAAGCTGTTCGCCGGCGCGCCGCTCGGCATCGGCCTGCTGTGTGCCGGCATCATCCTCGCCATCATGATCATTCCGTACATCGCTTCGGTGATGCGCGACGTGTTCGAGGTGACGCCGCCGATGCTCAAGGAGTCCGCCTATGGCGTCGGCTGCACGACATGGGAGGTGATGTGGGGCGTCGTGCTTCCCTACACCAAGACCGGCGTCATCGGCGGAGTCATGCTCGGCCTCGGGCGCGCGCTGGGCGAGACGATGGCGGTGACCTTCGTCATCGGCAATACGAACTTCCTCGACTCCGCCTCGCTGTTCGCGCCAGGCAACAGCATCACTTCGGCGCTTGCCAACGAGTTCGCCGAGGCGGACCCCGGCCTGCACACCGCGGCGCTGATGGAGCTGGGCCTGATCCTGTTCGTGATCACCCTGATCGTGCTGGTGGTGTCGAAACTGCTGCTCCTGCGCCTCGCCAAGGGCGAGGGAACGAAGAGCTGA
- the ftsH gene encoding ATP-dependent zinc metalloprotease FtsH, with the protein MNNLFKNLAIWMVIGVVLMTVFNQFNARQTPTSTMEYSQFLEEAKAGRITRATIDGRVLKATTQEGRTITVYTPGVQDIWMVSDLMRYGVQINASKPEEEQSFLASVFVSWFPMLLLIGVWIFFMRQMQGGGKGGAFSFGKSKARMLDESANSITFADVAGCDEAKEEVFELVEFLRDPSKFQKLGGRIPKGVLMVGSPGTGKTLLAKAIAGEAKVPFFSISGSDFVEMFVGVGAARVRDMFEQAKKQAPCIIFIDEIDAVGRQRGAGLGGGNDEREQTLNQLLVEMDGFEGQTGVIVIAATNRPDVLDPALLRPGRFDRQVVVALPDIRGREQILKVHMRKVPIAPDVDPQVLARGTPGFAGADLANLVNEAALFAARANKRLVDMEDFERAKDKIMMGAERRSVVMPEEERRNTAYHESGHAVVARLLDKTDPVHKVTIIPRGRALGVTMQLPTEDRYSQDRDRLLQTIAVLFGGRIAEEIFMKQMTTGASNDFARATDLARRMVTQWGMSDTLGPMVYGEEEGEIFLGRQVTTHRNVSEATMQKVDAEIRRIIDQQYSLARRLLEENSDKVEAMTAALLEWETIDADQVNDIMAGRPPRPPKPAGTPTVRPKDDAPGAAPTAPAPAA; encoded by the coding sequence TTGAACAATCTCTTCAAGAATCTCGCGATCTGGATGGTCATCGGCGTCGTGCTGATGACCGTATTCAACCAGTTCAATGCGCGCCAGACGCCCACGAGCACCATGGAGTACTCCCAGTTCCTGGAGGAAGCCAAGGCGGGGCGCATAACGCGTGCGACCATCGATGGCCGGGTGCTCAAGGCGACCACCCAGGAAGGACGCACGATCACGGTCTATACCCCGGGGGTCCAGGATATCTGGATGGTCTCCGACCTGATGCGCTATGGCGTGCAGATCAATGCGAGCAAGCCGGAGGAGGAGCAGTCCTTCCTCGCGAGCGTGTTTGTATCCTGGTTCCCGATGCTGTTGCTGATCGGCGTGTGGATCTTCTTCATGCGCCAGATGCAGGGCGGCGGCAAGGGGGGCGCGTTTTCGTTCGGCAAGAGCAAGGCGAGGATGCTGGATGAATCGGCCAACTCGATCACCTTCGCCGACGTTGCCGGCTGCGACGAGGCGAAGGAAGAGGTGTTCGAGCTTGTCGAGTTCCTGCGCGACCCCTCCAAGTTCCAGAAACTCGGCGGCCGCATTCCCAAGGGCGTGCTGATGGTCGGTTCGCCAGGCACGGGCAAGACGCTGCTCGCCAAGGCGATCGCGGGTGAGGCAAAGGTGCCCTTCTTCTCGATTTCGGGTTCCGATTTCGTGGAGATGTTCGTCGGCGTGGGCGCGGCCCGCGTGCGCGACATGTTCGAGCAGGCGAAGAAGCAGGCGCCCTGCATCATCTTCATCGACGAGATCGACGCGGTGGGCCGCCAGCGTGGCGCGGGCCTCGGCGGAGGCAACGACGAACGCGAGCAGACGCTCAACCAGCTGCTCGTCGAGATGGATGGCTTCGAGGGCCAGACCGGCGTGATCGTGATCGCCGCGACCAACCGCCCCGACGTGCTCGACCCCGCGCTGCTGCGTCCGGGCCGCTTCGACCGCCAGGTGGTGGTGGCGCTGCCCGACATCCGTGGCCGTGAGCAGATCCTGAAGGTCCACATGCGCAAGGTGCCGATCGCACCCGATGTCGACCCGCAGGTGCTGGCGCGCGGCACCCCCGGTTTCGCGGGCGCGGATCTCGCCAACCTGGTCAACGAGGCTGCGCTGTTCGCCGCGCGCGCCAACAAGCGCCTGGTGGACATGGAGGACTTCGAGCGCGCCAAGGATAAGATCATGATGGGTGCCGAGCGCCGCTCGGTGGTTATGCCCGAGGAGGAGCGACGCAACACCGCGTACCACGAGTCCGGGCATGCCGTCGTCGCGCGCCTCCTAGACAAGACCGACCCTGTGCACAAGGTCACCATCATCCCGCGCGGACGAGCGCTCGGTGTGACCATGCAGCTGCCGACCGAGGATCGTTACAGCCAGGATCGGGATCGTTTGCTGCAGACCATCGCCGTCCTCTTTGGTGGCCGTATCGCCGAAGAGATCTTCATGAAGCAGATGACGACGGGCGCTTCGAACGACTTTGCCCGCGCAACGGATCTGGCCCGCCGGATGGTGACGCAGTGGGGCATGTCCGATACGCTCGGGCCGATGGTGTATGGCGAGGAGGAAGGCGAGATCTTCCTCGGCCGTCAGGTCACCACCCACCGCAACGTATCCGAGGCGACGATGCAGAAGGTCGATGCCGAGATTCGCCGCATCATCGACCAGCAGTACTCGCTCGCTCGCCGTCTGCTGGAAGAGAACAGCGACAAGGTCGAGGCGATGACTGCGGCTCTGCTGGAGTGGGAGACCATCGATGCAGATCAGGTGAACGACATCATGGCAGGTCGCCCGCCGCGCCCGCCCAAGCCTGCAGGTACCCCGACCGTGCGGCCGAAGGACGATGCGCCTGGTGCGGCACCCACTGCTCCGGCTCCTGCTGCCTGA
- the tpiA gene encoding triose-phosphate isomerase, whose product MNGSLAANRVLLEGLSVQPGVEVVLCVPYPYLAQLQERPAGLMLGAQDVSEHVAGAYTGEVSVSMLADFGCRYVIVGHSERRALFGEDDLMVGRKARAALEGGLVPIVCVGETLAERDAGAVLQVIGRQLAAVREVLGAEAMGEVVIAYEPVWAIGSGRSATVEQVAEVHRDIRAWLRGQGIAAGGVRILYGGSVKPDNARALFAAEDVDGGLIGGASLVAGDFMAICRAAAEAA is encoded by the coding sequence ATGAACGGCAGCCTGGCTGCCAATCGTGTCCTGCTCGAAGGACTCAGTGTCCAGCCCGGTGTGGAAGTGGTGCTCTGTGTGCCCTATCCGTACCTTGCGCAGCTTCAGGAACGCCCTGCCGGACTGATGCTCGGCGCGCAGGATGTCAGCGAGCATGTGGCCGGAGCGTACACGGGCGAAGTGAGCGTCTCGATGCTGGCGGATTTCGGTTGCCGCTATGTCATCGTGGGGCATTCCGAGCGCCGTGCGCTGTTCGGAGAGGATGACCTGATGGTCGGACGCAAGGCGCGTGCGGCCCTCGAGGGGGGGCTGGTGCCGATCGTGTGCGTGGGCGAGACGCTTGCCGAGCGCGATGCGGGTGCCGTTCTTCAGGTCATCGGTCGCCAGCTCGCCGCGGTGCGGGAGGTGCTCGGTGCGGAGGCGATGGGGGAGGTGGTCATCGCCTACGAGCCGGTGTGGGCGATCGGTAGCGGCCGTTCGGCGACCGTCGAGCAGGTTGCCGAGGTGCATCGCGACATCCGCGCGTGGCTGAGGGGGCAGGGCATTGCAGCGGGCGGCGTGCGGATCCTTTATGGTGGCAGCGTGAAGCCCGACAATGCCCGTGCCCTGTTCGCCGCCGAGGACGTCGATGGCGGCCTGATCGGTGGCGCATCGTTGGTTGCAGGGGATTTCATGGCGATCTGTCGCGCTGCGGCAGAAGCCGCTTGA
- the secG gene encoding preprotein translocase subunit SecG, with the protein MGDYLFSLVLTVHVLVGLGVIGLVLVQHGKGADMGAAFGSGSSGSLFGSSGSANFLSRTTAVLATVFFLTSLGLSYLASNKPAAPSSVMEGVQTAPASEAAPAVPVDTSPAQSIPK; encoded by the coding sequence ATGGGTGATTACCTCTTTTCTCTCGTGCTGACTGTTCATGTGCTGGTCGGTCTCGGTGTCATCGGTCTCGTGCTTGTGCAGCACGGCAAGGGCGCCGACATGGGGGCCGCTTTCGGTAGCGGTTCGTCGGGCAGTTTGTTCGGGTCGTCCGGTTCCGCGAACTTTCTCAGCCGCACCACCGCGGTGCTGGCGACGGTCTTCTTCCTTACCAGCCTGGGGCTCAGCTACCTCGCGAGCAACAAGCCTGCCGCGCCTTCCAGCGTGATGGAGGGGGTGCAGACGGCGCCCGCGTCCGAGGCGGCGCCCGCCGTCCCGGTCGATACCTCGCCGGCGCAATCCATTCCCAAATAA
- the pstS gene encoding phosphate ABC transporter substrate-binding protein PstS, with protein MRFSTKVVLTACSTVLFAASAHALDITGAGASFPAPLYAKWADAYQKATGNRVNYQSIGSGGGIRQINAKTVDFGASDMPLTPEKLAEGGLQQFPTAIGAVVPVVNIEGVQPGAMKFTGEVLAQIYQGKITKWNDPAIVALNPDVKLPEQDIGVVRRADGSGTTFVFTNYLSKVSAEWKEKIGEGTAVQWPVGLGGKGNEGVSAFVQRLPGAIGYVEYAYAKQNKLAHAIMQNKDGQFVEPNNESFAAAAEGADWSKSAFYEILTNQPGAKSWPITSATFILMHKLQDKPAQGAEVLKFFDWAYVNGADMALELEYIPMPKATVELIRASWGEMKDSAGNPVYSAK; from the coding sequence ATGCGTTTCTCGACCAAAGTTGTTCTCACCGCGTGCTCGACCGTGCTGTTCGCTGCAAGTGCCCACGCGCTCGACATCACCGGCGCGGGCGCTTCGTTCCCGGCGCCCCTGTATGCCAAGTGGGCTGACGCCTACCAGAAGGCCACCGGCAACCGTGTGAATTACCAGTCGATCGGCTCGGGTGGCGGCATTCGCCAGATCAACGCCAAGACGGTGGACTTCGGCGCCTCCGACATGCCCTTGACCCCGGAGAAGCTGGCTGAAGGCGGCCTGCAGCAGTTCCCCACCGCCATCGGCGCGGTTGTGCCGGTGGTCAATATCGAGGGCGTCCAGCCGGGCGCGATGAAGTTCACGGGTGAAGTCCTGGCTCAGATCTACCAGGGCAAGATCACGAAATGGAACGATCCGGCGATCGTCGCGCTGAACCCGGATGTCAAGCTTCCCGAGCAGGACATCGGTGTGGTCCGCCGCGCTGACGGTTCCGGGACCACCTTCGTGTTCACCAACTACCTGTCGAAGGTCTCGGCGGAGTGGAAGGAGAAGATCGGCGAAGGCACCGCGGTGCAGTGGCCGGTCGGCCTCGGGGGCAAGGGCAACGAGGGTGTGTCGGCCTTCGTGCAGCGCCTGCCGGGTGCGATCGGATACGTCGAGTACGCCTATGCGAAGCAGAACAAGCTTGCGCACGCGATCATGCAGAACAAGGACGGGCAGTTCGTGGAGCCGAACAACGAGAGCTTCGCGGCCGCCGCAGAGGGTGCCGACTGGTCGAAGTCGGCGTTCTACGAGATTCTCACCAACCAGCCGGGCGCGAAGTCGTGGCCGATCACCAGCGCGACCTTCATCCTGATGCACAAGCTGCAGGACAAGCCGGCGCAGGGCGCTGAAGTGCTCAAGTTCTTCGACTGGGCCTACGTGAATGGTGCCGACATGGCGCTCGAGCTCGAGTACATTCCGATGCCCAAGGCGACCGTCGAGTTGATCCGCGCCTCTTGGGGCGAGATGAAGGACAGCGCCGGCAATCCGGTCTACTCTGCGAAGTAA
- the folP gene encoding dihydropteroate synthase — protein sequence MPILQCGRFKLDLDRPKVMAIINLTDDSFSGDGLQGDVRAALARAERALEEGADMLDIGAESSRPGADPVPEAVELERVVRFVELARPWQVPLSIDTVKPAVMVAALAAGADMINDINAFRAPGAIDAVADGTAGLCLMHMQGEPRTMQQDPRYDDVVGEVMAFLDERVAALEAAGAVRERFVLDPGFGFGKRTVHNYALLRELERFSAGGLPVLAGMSRKSMLGAVTGREVGERLAASVAAALIAVQRGAAIVRVHDVAPTLDALKVWQATLGIE from the coding sequence ATGCCCATCCTTCAGTGTGGCCGTTTCAAGCTCGATCTCGACCGACCCAAGGTCATGGCGATCATCAACCTGACCGACGACTCGTTTTCCGGAGACGGGCTCCAGGGTGACGTGCGAGCCGCACTTGCCCGCGCGGAGCGCGCGCTCGAGGAGGGTGCCGACATGCTGGACATCGGCGCGGAGTCTTCGCGGCCAGGTGCGGACCCGGTGCCCGAAGCGGTCGAACTCGAGCGGGTGGTGCGCTTCGTGGAGTTGGCGCGCCCCTGGCAGGTGCCCCTCTCGATCGACACGGTGAAGCCGGCCGTGATGGTGGCAGCGCTCGCCGCCGGTGCCGACATGATCAACGACATCAACGCCTTTCGTGCTCCGGGCGCCATCGATGCGGTCGCGGACGGAACGGCGGGGCTGTGCCTGATGCACATGCAGGGTGAGCCGCGTACGATGCAGCAGGATCCGCGGTACGACGATGTGGTGGGTGAAGTGATGGCCTTCCTGGACGAGCGCGTAGCGGCGCTCGAGGCTGCTGGCGCGGTCCGTGAGCGTTTCGTTCTCGATCCCGGCTTCGGCTTCGGCAAGCGTACGGTGCATAACTACGCCCTGCTGCGCGAGCTCGAGCGTTTCAGTGCGGGGGGCTTGCCGGTGCTGGCCGGGATGTCGCGCAAGTCGATGCTGGGTGCCGTCACTGGGCGCGAGGTGGGCGAGCGCCTGGCGGCGAGCGTCGCCGCGGCGCTTATCGCCGTGCAGCGTGGCGCAGCGATCGTGCGGGTCCATGACGTGGCGCCCACGCTGGATGCGCTGAAGGTCTGGCAGGCGACGCTCGGCATCGAATGA
- the pstB gene encoding phosphate ABC transporter ATP-binding protein PstB: protein MEITDAQIEFKDFNFYYGKFHALKNINFKMARHKCTAFIGPSGCGKSTLLRTINRMYDLYPEQRAEGQLLFDGRNLLGSDIDVSVLRAKIGMVFQKPTPFPMSIYDNIAFGVKLHEKLSSKDMDDRVEWALRKAALWDEVKDKLNQSGMSLSGGQQQRLCIARGIAVKPEVILLDEPTSALDPISTARIEELIDELKAEFTIVIVTHNMQQAARISDYTAYMYLGEMVEFGVTDELFVKPKKKETEDYITGRFG, encoded by the coding sequence ATGGAAATCACCGACGCGCAGATCGAGTTCAAGGACTTCAACTTCTACTACGGGAAGTTCCACGCGCTAAAGAACATCAACTTCAAGATGGCGCGCCACAAGTGCACCGCCTTCATCGGTCCGTCGGGCTGCGGCAAATCCACGCTGCTGCGGACGATCAACCGCATGTACGACCTCTATCCGGAGCAGCGCGCCGAAGGCCAACTGTTGTTCGACGGTCGCAACCTGCTCGGGTCGGATATCGACGTCAGCGTGCTGCGCGCAAAGATCGGCATGGTCTTCCAGAAACCGACGCCGTTCCCGATGTCGATCTACGACAACATCGCCTTCGGGGTGAAGCTGCACGAAAAGCTGTCATCCAAGGACATGGATGACCGTGTCGAATGGGCGCTGCGCAAGGCGGCGCTGTGGGACGAGGTTAAGGACAAGCTCAATCAGAGCGGCATGAGCCTGTCGGGCGGACAGCAGCAACGCCTTTGCATCGCGCGCGGCATCGCGGTCAAGCCGGAGGTGATCCTGCTCGATGAGCCGACCTCGGCGCTCGATCCGATCTCAACGGCACGGATCGAAGAGCTGATCGACGAACTCAAGGCAGAGTTCACGATCGTCATCGTCACCCACAACATGCAGCAGGCGGCCCGGATCTCCGACTACACCGCTTACATGTATCTCGGCGAGATGGTGGAGTTCGGCGTGACCGATGAACTCTTCGTCAAGCCGAAGAAGAAGGAAACCGAGGACTACATCACCGGGCGCTTCGGCTGA
- a CDS encoding NADH-quinone oxidoreductase subunit B, whose amino-acid sequence MSIEGVFREGFVTTSLDAVINWTRTGSLWPMTFGLACCAVEMIHAGCSRYDLDRFGVVFRPSPRQSDLMIVAGTLCNKMAPALRKVYDQMSEPRWVISMGSCANGGGYYHYSYSVVRGCDRIVPVDVYVPGCPPTAEALIYGILQLQNKIKRTNTIAR is encoded by the coding sequence ATGAGCATTGAGGGCGTGTTTCGCGAGGGGTTCGTCACCACCTCGCTCGATGCGGTCATCAACTGGACGCGCACCGGCTCGTTGTGGCCGATGACCTTCGGTCTGGCCTGCTGTGCGGTTGAGATGATTCATGCGGGATGCTCCCGCTACGACCTAGACCGCTTCGGGGTGGTTTTCCGTCCCAGTCCGCGCCAGTCCGACCTGATGATCGTGGCGGGTACCCTGTGCAACAAGATGGCGCCGGCGCTGCGCAAGGTCTACGACCAGATGTCGGAGCCGCGCTGGGTGATCTCCATGGGGTCGTGCGCCAACGGCGGTGGTTACTACCACTATTCCTACTCGGTCGTGCGCGGGTGCGACCGCATCGTGCCTGTCGATGTCTATGTGCCGGGCTGTCCTCCGACGGCCGAGGCGCTGATCTACGGCATTCTCCAGCTGCAAAACAAGATCAAGCGCACCAACACGATTGCGCGCTGA
- a CDS encoding DUF2789 domain-containing protein — translation MEQPVHVLADLFAQLGLENDRRAIDAFIRAHAPLHDSVKLADAPFWTEAQAAFLREQLAVDADWAELVDQLNAALRAR, via the coding sequence ATGGAACAGCCCGTACACGTCCTTGCCGACCTCTTCGCCCAGCTCGGCCTCGAGAACGACCGTCGCGCAATCGATGCATTCATCAGAGCGCACGCGCCGCTGCACGACAGCGTGAAATTGGCAGACGCGCCTTTCTGGACCGAGGCCCAAGCGGCATTTCTGCGCGAGCAGCTCGCTGTGGATGCGGACTGGGCCGAGTTGGTGGACCAGCTCAACGCCGCCTTGCGCGCACGTTGA
- the pstA gene encoding phosphate ABC transporter permease PstA, giving the protein MNLLARRKLTNRVALTLSLSAMAFGLFWLAWILWTVLDLGLAGLSLTLFTEMTPPPGAETGGLLNAIVGSLIMVVLATLLGTPIGILAGVYLAEYGRYHWLGSVTRFINDLLLSAPSIVIGLFVYAVVVAQTGKFSAWSGVIALALIVLPVVVRTTENMLQLIPNTLREAAFALGAPKSVVISKVTLRAARAGVLTGVLLAVARIAGETAPLLFTALSNQFWTLNLNEPMANLPVTIFKFAMSPFTNWQELAWAGVFLITMGVLILNIVARVFLRAEKLN; this is encoded by the coding sequence ATGAATCTTCTCGCAAGACGCAAACTGACCAACCGGGTCGCGCTCACGCTGTCGCTGTCGGCCATGGCCTTCGGCCTGTTCTGGCTCGCATGGATCCTGTGGACCGTGCTCGATCTCGGCCTGGCGGGCTTGTCGCTCACCCTCTTCACCGAGATGACGCCGCCGCCGGGCGCCGAGACCGGTGGACTGCTCAACGCGATCGTGGGCAGCCTGATCATGGTCGTGCTTGCCACGCTCCTGGGTACGCCGATCGGCATCCTTGCCGGGGTCTATCTGGCGGAGTATGGCCGTTATCACTGGCTGGGATCGGTCACCCGCTTCATCAATGACCTTCTGCTGTCCGCGCCTTCGATCGTGATCGGTCTGTTCGTGTACGCGGTGGTGGTGGCGCAGACCGGCAAGTTCTCCGCCTGGTCGGGGGTGATCGCGCTGGCGTTGATCGTGCTCCCGGTCGTGGTGCGCACCACCGAGAACATGCTGCAGCTGATCCCGAACACCCTGCGCGAAGCGGCTTTCGCGCTCGGCGCGCCAAAAAGCGTGGTGATCTCCAAGGTCACGCTGCGCGCCGCGCGCGCCGGTGTGCTGACGGGCGTGCTGCTCGCCGTGGCGCGCATTGCCGGTGAGACCGCGCCGCTGCTCTTCACGGCGCTCTCCAATCAGTTCTGGACGCTGAATCTGAACGAGCCGATGGCCAATCTGCCGGTGACGATCTTCAAGTTCGCCATGAGTCCCTTCACGAACTGGCAGGAGCTGGCCTGGGCCGGTGTATTCCTGATCACGATGGGCGTGCTCATCCTCAATATCGTCGCACGCGTCTTCCTGCGTGCCGAGAAGCTCAACTAA